The Edaphobacter sp. 12200R-103 genome contains a region encoding:
- a CDS encoding HD domain-containing phosphohydrolase has protein sequence MGETSASFQKGSSESEESISLSQVLSALSFAIELTDGAMHGHSLRSCLLGMRIATEAGFSTEEKNSLYYALLLKDVGNEEILGLRCDRGASIVSKLGMGSLAADAINNLEEHWDGSGTPYGLCGSEIPRLARVAAIAQHLDMFSIGRNSRIALETLQEWSGSWFDPQLVDVVVALDERNALWDGCSASHSIEEARALVLSLDPHRRHHLDDDQIDRICEAFAEIVDAKSHFTFRHSIGVAETARGIAEALHLRPDRIRLVWRAALLHDLGKLSISNKILDKTSKLTDAEWDIVKQHPGLTRRILEQIAPFQEIAIVAGEHHEKLDGSGYPNRLTAKDLSLESRIIAVADVYSALSEDRPYRAGLNLSQILPILNGLAGRQVDKDCVEALLSYLTTHRPLEMDAQMAAAARLTRFCA, from the coding sequence ATGGGCGAAACATCCGCTTCCTTTCAGAAGGGCAGCTCGGAGTCCGAGGAATCAATCTCCCTCTCCCAGGTTCTTTCAGCGCTCTCGTTTGCCATCGAGCTGACAGACGGCGCCATGCACGGCCATTCCCTCCGCAGCTGTCTGCTGGGAATGCGAATCGCGACCGAGGCCGGTTTCAGCACAGAAGAGAAGAACAGTCTCTACTATGCGCTTTTGCTGAAGGACGTCGGCAACGAAGAGATCCTTGGGCTGCGCTGCGACCGGGGCGCCAGCATCGTCAGCAAGCTCGGAATGGGCTCATTGGCTGCCGATGCCATCAACAATCTCGAGGAGCACTGGGACGGATCGGGCACGCCCTACGGCCTGTGTGGAAGCGAGATTCCCCGGCTGGCAAGAGTTGCGGCCATCGCCCAGCACCTTGATATGTTTTCCATCGGCAGAAATTCCAGAATCGCGCTCGAAACCCTGCAGGAGTGGAGTGGAAGCTGGTTTGACCCGCAACTTGTAGATGTAGTGGTTGCTCTGGACGAGCGGAATGCCCTCTGGGATGGATGCAGTGCCAGCCACAGCATCGAGGAGGCCCGCGCCCTGGTCCTCTCGCTCGACCCGCACCGGCGCCACCATCTGGACGACGATCAGATCGATCGGATCTGCGAAGCGTTTGCGGAGATTGTCGACGCGAAGTCGCACTTCACCTTCCGTCACTCGATCGGCGTGGCAGAGACGGCACGCGGCATCGCCGAGGCTCTGCACCTCAGGCCCGATCGCATACGCCTGGTCTGGCGCGCGGCCCTTCTGCACGATCTTGGCAAGCTCAGTATCTCCAACAAGATTCTGGACAAGACCAGCAAGCTTACCGACGCGGAGTGGGATATCGTAAAGCAGCATCCTGGGCTTACCCGCAGAATCCTCGAGCAGATCGCTCCCTTCCAGGAGATCGCCATTGTCGCCGGAGAGCATCATGAGAAGCTCGATGGCAGCGGATATCCCAACCGGCTCACAGCGAAGGACCTTTCGCTGGAGTCGCGCATCATCGCTGTCGCTGACGTCTACAGTGCGCTCTCTGAGGATCGTCCCTATCGGGCCGGGCTTAACCTCTCACAGATTCTTCCCATTCTGAATGGCCTCGCCGGACGGCAGGTCGACAAAGACTGCGTTGAGGCTCTGCTGAGCTATCTGACGACCCATCGGCCGCTGGAGATGGATGCCCAGATGGCCGCGGCTGCACGCCTGACGCGATTCTGCGCCTGA